From Micromonospora rifamycinica, a single genomic window includes:
- a CDS encoding carbohydrate-binding protein, which yields MNAVPAAPVAPTAPRRSRRRLALAVTLAAATALTGVSVAAQAAVPTPPSGWSLVWSDDFTGAAGTLPSSANWIVDTGTSYPGGPANWGTGEIQTYTGSTANLAHDGSGNLRITPLRDSGGRWTSARIETVRTDFKPPAGGVLAIEGRIQMPNVTGAQAAGYWPAFWALGSPYRGNYQNWPGIGEIDVMENVNGLNQVWGALHCGVAPGGPCNEFSGLGATRVCPGSACQAAFHTYRTEWDTSVSPQQLRWYVDGQLFHTVTQTQVGASYWAQMTGHGGYFLLLNVAMGGSFPDGVAGAVTPTGSTVSGRPMVVDYVAVYRRGGGSTPTPTPTTPAPTTPPPSGTVDAYSTIQAEAFSAQNGVAVETCAEGGQNIAALRNGDWARYDNVDFGTSGPRDFLARVASGAAGGVSGLVEVRLDSPTGTPIGSFALANTGGWQSWRSVPGNVSAVTGRHSVYLTFSSGQPADFVNVNWFTFRR from the coding sequence ATGAACGCTGTCCCGGCGGCTCCGGTCGCCCCCACCGCCCCGCGCCGGTCCCGTCGCCGGCTCGCCCTGGCGGTCACCCTCGCCGCCGCCACCGCGCTGACCGGCGTCTCGGTCGCCGCGCAGGCCGCCGTCCCGACGCCGCCGTCGGGGTGGAGCCTGGTGTGGAGCGACGACTTCACCGGCGCGGCCGGCACCCTGCCGTCCTCGGCCAACTGGATCGTCGACACCGGCACCAGCTACCCCGGCGGCCCGGCCAACTGGGGCACCGGCGAGATCCAGACGTACACCGGCAGCACCGCCAACCTGGCCCACGACGGGTCCGGCAACCTGCGGATCACCCCGCTGCGCGACTCCGGCGGCCGGTGGACCTCGGCCCGGATCGAGACGGTCCGCACCGACTTCAAGCCGCCGGCCGGCGGGGTGCTGGCGATCGAGGGGCGGATCCAGATGCCCAACGTCACCGGCGCGCAGGCGGCCGGCTACTGGCCGGCGTTCTGGGCGCTCGGCTCGCCGTACCGGGGCAACTACCAGAACTGGCCGGGCATCGGTGAGATCGACGTGATGGAGAACGTCAACGGGCTCAACCAGGTGTGGGGCGCGCTGCACTGCGGAGTCGCCCCGGGCGGGCCGTGCAACGAGTTCAGCGGGCTGGGCGCCACCCGGGTCTGCCCCGGCAGCGCCTGCCAGGCCGCCTTCCACACCTACCGCACCGAGTGGGACACCTCGGTCAGCCCGCAGCAACTGCGCTGGTACGTCGACGGGCAGCTGTTCCACACCGTCACCCAGACCCAGGTCGGGGCCAGCTACTGGGCGCAGATGACCGGCCACGGCGGCTACTTCCTGCTGCTCAACGTGGCGATGGGCGGCTCCTTCCCGGACGGCGTGGCAGGTGCCGTCACGCCGACCGGCTCGACCGTCTCCGGCCGGCCGATGGTGGTCGACTACGTCGCGGTCTACCGCCGGGGTGGCGGGTCCACCCCGACGCCGACCCCCACCACGCCGGCCCCGACCACGCCGCCCCCGTCGGGCACCGTGGACGCCTACTCGACGATCCAGGCCGAGGCGTTCTCGGCGCAGAACGGGGTGGCCGTCGAGACGTGCGCCGAGGGCGGGCAGAACATCGCCGCGCTGCGCAACGGCGACTGGGCCCGCTACGACAACGTGGACTTCGGCACCAGCGGGCCGCGCGACTTCCTGGCCCGGGTGGCCTCCGGCGCGGCGGGCGGGGTGAGCGGCCTGGTCGAGGTGCGGCTGGACAGCCCGACCGGCACCCCGATCGGCAGCTTCGCGCTGGCCAACACCGGAGGCTGGCAGAGCTGGCGGTCGGTGCCCGGCAACGTGTCGGCGGTGACCGGCCGGCACAGCGTCTACCTCACCTTCAGCAGCGGCCAGCCGGCCGACTTCGTCAACGTCAACTGGTTCACCTTCCGCCGCTGA
- a CDS encoding cellulose binding domain-containing protein: MRLRSPRAATLAAALAAALVTGTIVAPPAASAATAAFVRTASWSSGYEAKFTVTNDTSTAVSSWNVQFDLPSGSTVGSFWDARLSSSGQHVTALNQSWNGSLAPGASTTFGFVVAGTGDPVNCTVNGAACTGGGPGNPTGPATPGGLRVTGTTASSATLAWNAVSGTVTGYRVYEGGTVKATVTGTSTTVSGLAACSTHSWTVTAYNAAGESAKSSPVSATTTGCTGGTGTMAAAPYLYPGWGDPPAPATVMGATGVKWFTIAFVLSGGGCTPAWDGSGPLTGGAHASTIAAIRAAGGDVIPSFGGWSGNKLGPNCASASALAGAYQQVINAYGLKAIDVDIENSDEFENEVVQDRILGALKIVKQNNPGIRTIVTFGTSTTGPSYYGTRLINQAAALGANIDTFTIMPFDFGGGANMYQNTVNAAEGLKTTLKSAFGWSDATAYAHMGISGMNGLSDQQELTSPATWTQIRDWAKARGLSRFTFWSVNRDRPCPGGGVVANCSGIAQNLWEFTSITARY; encoded by the coding sequence GTGAGACTCCGCTCCCCCCGCGCGGCCACCCTCGCCGCCGCGCTCGCCGCAGCCCTGGTCACCGGCACGATCGTGGCCCCGCCGGCCGCGTCCGCCGCCACCGCCGCCTTCGTCCGCACCGCCAGCTGGAGCAGCGGGTACGAGGCGAAGTTCACCGTCACCAACGACACCTCGACCGCCGTCAGCTCGTGGAACGTCCAGTTCGACCTGCCGTCCGGCAGCACCGTCGGCTCGTTCTGGGACGCCCGGCTCAGCAGCTCCGGCCAGCACGTCACCGCCCTCAACCAGAGCTGGAACGGCAGCCTCGCGCCGGGTGCCAGCACCACCTTCGGCTTCGTCGTCGCGGGCACCGGCGACCCGGTCAACTGCACGGTCAACGGCGCGGCCTGCACCGGCGGCGGCCCCGGCAACCCGACCGGCCCGGCCACCCCGGGCGGACTGCGGGTCACCGGCACCACCGCGTCGTCGGCCACGCTGGCCTGGAACGCCGTCTCCGGCACGGTCACCGGCTACCGGGTCTACGAGGGCGGCACGGTGAAGGCCACCGTCACCGGCACCTCGACCACCGTCTCCGGGCTGGCCGCCTGCTCCACGCACAGCTGGACCGTCACGGCGTACAACGCGGCCGGCGAGTCGGCGAAGTCGTCCCCGGTGTCGGCCACCACCACCGGCTGCACCGGCGGCACCGGCACGATGGCCGCCGCCCCCTACCTCTACCCGGGCTGGGGTGACCCGCCCGCGCCGGCCACCGTGATGGGGGCGACCGGGGTGAAGTGGTTCACCATCGCGTTCGTGCTCTCCGGCGGTGGCTGCACCCCGGCCTGGGACGGCTCCGGGCCGCTCACCGGGGGCGCGCACGCCAGCACCATCGCCGCGATCCGGGCGGCCGGCGGCGACGTCATCCCGTCGTTCGGCGGCTGGAGCGGCAACAAGCTCGGCCCGAACTGCGCGTCGGCCAGTGCGCTCGCCGGGGCGTACCAGCAGGTGATCAACGCGTACGGCCTGAAGGCGATCGACGTCGACATCGAGAACAGCGACGAGTTCGAGAACGAGGTGGTGCAGGACCGCATCCTCGGCGCGCTGAAGATCGTCAAGCAGAACAACCCGGGGATCAGGACGATCGTCACCTTCGGTACCTCGACCACCGGGCCGTCGTACTACGGCACCCGGCTGATCAACCAGGCCGCCGCGCTCGGCGCGAACATCGACACCTTCACCATCATGCCTTTCGACTTCGGCGGCGGGGCGAACATGTACCAGAACACCGTCAACGCCGCCGAAGGGCTGAAGACCACGCTGAAGTCGGCGTTCGGCTGGTCGGACGCGACCGCGTACGCGCACATGGGCATCAGCGGCATGAACGGGCTCTCCGACCAGCAGGAGCTGACCTCGCCGGCCACCTGGACCCAGATCCGGGACTGGGCCAAGGCGCGGGGGCTGTCCCGCTTCACCTTCTGGTCGGTCAACCGGGACCGCCCGTGCCCGGGGGGCGGGGTGGTCGCCAACTGCTCCGGCATCGCCCAGAACCTGTGGGAGTTCACCTCGATCACCGCGCGGTACTGA
- a CDS encoding DedA family protein has protein sequence MALAQDVDPNKFTGLTGWVASVIDSLGAVGVAFLVALESIIPPIPSEIVLAMAGYLAAEGRFNLVVIVAAATVGSLVGALVLYWLGAAIGEERLKHWLDRIPLVDRDDLEKADRWFERHGRWAVLIGRLVPVVRSLVSVPAGANRMPMGEFVLLTTLGSGVWNALVVGLGYTLGSRWQDVEKYSDWFNYAIFAVFAVMIGSWAARKIRSRRDRDDRRSVTTGR, from the coding sequence ATGGCTCTCGCCCAGGACGTCGACCCGAACAAGTTCACCGGGCTGACCGGTTGGGTGGCGAGCGTCATCGACTCCCTCGGGGCGGTCGGCGTCGCCTTCCTGGTGGCGTTGGAGAGCATCATCCCGCCGATCCCCAGCGAGATCGTGCTGGCGATGGCGGGCTACCTCGCCGCCGAGGGCCGGTTCAACCTGGTGGTGATCGTCGCCGCCGCCACGGTCGGTTCGCTGGTCGGCGCGCTGGTGCTCTACTGGCTCGGCGCGGCGATCGGCGAGGAGCGGCTCAAGCACTGGCTGGACCGCATCCCGCTGGTCGACCGGGACGACCTGGAAAAGGCCGACCGCTGGTTCGAGCGGCACGGCCGGTGGGCGGTGCTGATCGGCCGGCTGGTGCCGGTGGTACGCAGCCTGGTCTCCGTCCCGGCCGGCGCGAACCGGATGCCGATGGGCGAGTTCGTGCTGCTCACCACGCTCGGCAGCGGGGTGTGGAACGCACTGGTCGTCGGCCTCGGCTACACCCTGGGTTCGCGCTGGCAGGACGTGGAGAAGTACAGCGACTGGTTCAACTACGCCATCTTCGCGGTCTTCGCCGTCATGATCGGGAGCTGGGCGGCCAGGAAGATCCGCTCCCGACGCGACCGGGACGACCGGCGGTCGGTGACCACCGGCCGCTGA
- a CDS encoding DUF1349 domain-containing protein encodes MADHPTVGARVVDWDEGRWLHPPVRVERTDDGGLLVEPGAESDLWRHTGYGFVHDDGSALLAGFPVDTAVEVTFVLDYTAQFDQAGVLVRVDERNWVKAGVEISDGLPQVGAVVTREVSDWSVAPVPDWSGHEVTVRVSRDGDALTVRARTAGTPWRLVRLAPLAPDVVALAGPFCCSPSRGGLTVRFTGWRQGPADPALHPTD; translated from the coding sequence ATGGCTGATCATCCGACGGTGGGCGCCCGCGTGGTGGACTGGGACGAGGGCCGGTGGCTGCACCCACCCGTGCGGGTGGAGCGGACCGACGACGGTGGCCTGCTGGTGGAGCCGGGGGCGGAGAGCGACCTGTGGCGGCACACCGGCTACGGCTTCGTCCACGACGACGGGTCGGCGCTGCTCGCCGGGTTCCCCGTCGACACCGCGGTCGAGGTGACCTTCGTGCTGGACTACACGGCGCAGTTCGACCAGGCCGGGGTGCTGGTCCGGGTGGACGAACGGAACTGGGTGAAGGCCGGGGTGGAGATCAGCGACGGGTTGCCGCAGGTCGGCGCGGTGGTCACCCGGGAGGTCTCGGACTGGTCGGTGGCCCCGGTGCCGGACTGGAGCGGGCACGAGGTGACCGTGCGGGTCAGCCGGGACGGCGACGCGCTGACCGTCCGGGCGCGCACCGCCGGTACGCCGTGGCGGCTGGTCCGGCTCGCCCCGCTCGCCCCGGACGTGGTCGCGCTGGCCGGGCCGTTCTGCTGCTCGCCCTCCCGGGGCGGGTTGACCGTCCGGTTCACCGGCTGGCGGCAGGGGCCGGCGGATCCGGCGCTGCACCCGACGGACTGA